The following proteins are co-located in the Triticum aestivum cultivar Chinese Spring chromosome 1A, IWGSC CS RefSeq v2.1, whole genome shotgun sequence genome:
- the LOC123185346 gene encoding ras-related protein RABD1: MSSSEYDYLFKLLLIGDSSVGKSCLLLRFADDAYVDTYISTIGVDFKIRTVELDGKSVKLQIWDTAGQERFRTITSSYYRGAHGIIIVYDVTDRESFNNVKQWLSEIDRYASDSVCKLLVGNKCDLVDSKVVDTEEAKAFAESLGMNFLETSAKEAINVETAFLTMSSEIKNKMASQPTAERKSTVHVHMKGQPIQQQNSSCCSS, encoded by the exons ATGAGCTCCTCCGAGTA CGACTACCTCTTCAAGCTGCTCCTCATCGGCGACTCCTCCGTCGGCAAGTcctgcctcctcctccgcttcGCC GACGATGCGTACGTCGACACCTACATCAGTACCATCGGCGTTGATTTC AAAATCCGGACCGTTGAGCTCGATGGCAAGTCGGTGAAGCTGCAGATT TGGGACACAGCAGGCCAGGAAAGGTTCAGGACAATAACAAGCAGTTACTACCGGGGAGCGCATGGAATCATT ATCGTATATGACGTGACAGATAGGGAAAGCTTCAACAATGTCAAGCAGTGGTTGAGTGAGATCGATAGGTATGCCAGTGACAGTGTGTGCAAGCTTCTAGTGGGGAACAAATGTGATTTGGTCGATAGTAAGGTCGTCGATACAGAGGAGGCCAAG GCTTTTGCAGAATCGTTGGGAATGAATTTTCTTGAGACAAGTGCAAAGGAAGCCATCAATGTGGAGACAGCTTTCTTAACCATGTCATCAGAAATCAAGAACAA GATGGCGAGCCAACCAACGGCGGAGAGGAAATCGACGGTCCATGTTCACATGAAAGGGCAGCCCATACAGCAGCAGAACAGCAGTTGCTGCTCCTCATAA
- the LOC123185380 gene encoding ras-related protein RABA2a, with protein sequence MAGGGRSGRGEEEYDYLFKVVLIGDSGVGKSNLLSRFTRNEFCLESKSTIGVEFATRTLHVEEKIIKAQIWDTAGQERYRAITSAYYRGALGAVLVYDVTKPTTFENISRWLKELRDHADANIRIMLVGNKTDLKDLRAVPADDAGGYAEAEGLSYIETSALEAMNVEEAFQLILGDIYRTVSKKAVASEEDRAGAAGVKEGKTINVAVTADNGGEKKQCCSA encoded by the exons ATGGCGGGCGGGGGGCGCAGCGGTCGCGGGGAGGAGGAGTACGACTACCTGTTCAAGGTGGTGCTGATCGGCGACTCGGGCGTGGGGAAGTCCAACCTGCTGTCCCGCTTCACCCGCAACGAGTTCTGCCTCGAGTCCAAGTCCACCATCGGCGTCGAGTTCGCCACCCGCACCCTCCAC GTGGAGGAGAAGATAATCAAGGCGCAGATCTGGGACACGGCGGGGCAGGAGCGGTACCGGGCCATCACGAGCGCCTACTACCGGGGCGCGCTCGGGGCGGTGCTCGTCTACGACGTCACCAAGCCCACCACCTTCGAGAACATCAGCCGGTGGCTCAAGGAGCTGCGCGACCACGCCGACGCAAACATCCGGATCATGCTCGTCGGCAACAAGACCGACCTCAAGGACCTCCGGGCCGTCCCCGCCGACGACGCAGGCGGATACGCCGAGGCCGAGGGGCTCTCCTACATCGAGACGTCCGCGCTCGAGGCCATGAACGTCGAGGAGGCCTTCCAGCTCATCCTCGGCGACATCTACCGCACCGTCAGCAAGAAGGCTGTGGCCTCCGAGGAGGACAGGGCAGGGGCTGCCGGGGTCAAGGAAGGTAAGACCATCAACGTCGCCGTGACCGCCGACAATGGCGGCGAAAAGAAGCAATGCTGCTCAGCTTAG